A stretch of Vicinamibacterales bacterium DNA encodes these proteins:
- a CDS encoding aldolase/citrate lyase family protein, which translates to MLRRLIPWTLTLVVISCVAPDAVAQERANRLIALLEAGKPAIGVWTAATTAPRITKVLATSDADYIVADIEHEVYDFPALRSFLLGVQDFSLRYRAEPRSAPVVLVKLANRATWDPRYEIAESLKVGPAMGVWIPFVESRADLERAISAVRNAETSALAGLNIPRERRDVWPLNPKGELLVVAMIETENGVRNAKEIVETPGVGAVECVHIPDADAARILQMCLARKVVAATDAAPADVQSKIAAGYRMLSVGWDYALLQRTLGDTVKAMRK; encoded by the coding sequence ATGCTTCGCCGCCTCATCCCCTGGACGCTCACTCTCGTCGTCATCTCGTGCGTCGCGCCAGACGCCGTGGCCCAGGAGCGCGCAAACCGCTTGATCGCGCTGCTCGAGGCGGGCAAGCCCGCCATCGGAGTCTGGACCGCGGCCACGACCGCCCCGCGCATCACGAAGGTGCTCGCCACCTCGGACGCCGACTACATCGTGGCGGACATCGAGCACGAAGTGTACGACTTCCCGGCGCTCAGGAGCTTCCTGCTGGGCGTGCAGGACTTCAGCCTGCGCTATCGCGCCGAGCCCAGGAGCGCGCCTGTTGTGCTCGTGAAGCTGGCGAACCGGGCGACGTGGGACCCGCGCTACGAGATCGCGGAGTCGTTGAAGGTCGGGCCCGCGATGGGCGTGTGGATTCCGTTCGTCGAGAGCCGCGCCGACCTCGAGCGCGCGATCTCGGCCGTCCGCAACGCGGAGACGTCGGCACTGGCCGGCCTGAACATCCCGCGAGAACGGCGCGACGTGTGGCCCCTCAATCCGAAGGGCGAACTGCTCGTCGTCGCGATGATCGAAACGGAGAACGGCGTGCGCAACGCCAAGGAGATCGTCGAGACGCCGGGTGTCGGCGCGGTCGAGTGCGTGCACATTCCGGACGCGGACGCCGCGCGCATCCTTCAGATGTGTCTCGCCAGGAAGGTCGTGGCGGCCACGGATGCGGCACCAGCGGACGTGCAGTCGAAGATCGCAGCCGGCTATCGGATGCTCAGCGTCGGGTGGGACTACGCGCTCCTGCAGCGCACCCTGGGAGACACCGTGAAGGCGATGCGCAAGTAG
- a CDS encoding DUF5916 domain-containing protein, translated as MKLLVSRILVCVAVLVAGIAPAVAGQVPRRFEMKAVRASKPPVIDGVVDEEEWRGAPVASDFVQFEPERGEPSTVRTEALVLYDAGHLYVAFRAWDREPLTAQLTQRDADLFGDDSVIVMLDSYGDRQSAYYFQTNVVGTQADGRIVDDGRQADGSWDAPWRSAARRTEFGWTAEIAIPLTSIKYATGDDRWWGINFGRSRRRTLEFSTWAGPLDNRARVSQAGRLTGLTVAAPARRQQIIPYGLSRVRQGTSPDWQAGVDARYALTPQTAVYATVNPDFATIEADQEQINLTRFEVSLKEKRQFFLEGQELFGQRIRTFYSRRIADVLAGGKVLGKQGPWTMAFLSAESDPIDTSGRANYTVGRVQRDVFGRSKVALTTANRNLAGVNQGSIGVDTNLFFTKTLSLTAQVVKSWGLFSHGTEGFYVRPTYDSPTAHFHVRYTHLGDRLAENVNPIGQVTDDDRREIDSAVEKTLWIRRGAVERIAYGSNYNIYWSQKGVLRSWEVDESIEVQLRSRWSAEVQYTEEFKRFEKDFRNRQIGFHVGYNTREYQSVRMGYEFGRNFDADFQLWTASGKYKVTAALSAEYELQRLRLDPDPRDESTWIHVVRANQFFTKDLFLRLFFQTNSAIDRRNVQAVFVWRYRPPFGSVQVAFQRGTAAFGQRSGQGNTLFVKMTTIF; from the coding sequence ATGAAACTACTCGTGTCTCGGATCCTCGTGTGCGTCGCGGTGCTGGTCGCGGGCATCGCTCCTGCCGTAGCCGGGCAGGTTCCCCGACGGTTCGAGATGAAGGCCGTCCGAGCGTCCAAGCCACCGGTGATCGATGGCGTGGTGGACGAAGAGGAATGGCGCGGCGCGCCGGTGGCCTCCGACTTCGTGCAGTTCGAGCCCGAACGCGGTGAGCCGTCCACCGTGAGGACCGAAGCGCTCGTCCTCTACGATGCCGGCCACCTCTACGTGGCGTTTCGCGCCTGGGACCGGGAACCGCTCACGGCTCAACTGACACAGCGCGACGCCGACCTGTTCGGTGACGACTCGGTCATCGTCATGCTCGACAGCTACGGCGACCGGCAGTCGGCCTACTACTTCCAGACGAACGTCGTGGGCACACAGGCGGACGGTCGCATCGTGGACGATGGCCGCCAGGCGGACGGCAGTTGGGACGCGCCGTGGCGGTCGGCGGCGAGACGGACTGAGTTCGGTTGGACGGCCGAGATCGCGATTCCGCTGACCTCGATCAAATACGCCACGGGCGACGACCGCTGGTGGGGGATCAACTTCGGCCGGAGCCGGCGGCGTACGCTCGAGTTCTCCACCTGGGCAGGCCCCCTCGACAATCGCGCGCGGGTATCCCAGGCCGGCCGGCTGACCGGCCTGACCGTCGCCGCCCCAGCCCGGCGACAGCAGATCATTCCCTACGGCCTCTCGCGGGTCCGGCAAGGCACGTCGCCGGACTGGCAGGCTGGTGTCGATGCCCGCTACGCCCTGACGCCACAGACAGCCGTGTACGCCACCGTCAATCCGGACTTCGCGACCATCGAGGCCGACCAGGAGCAGATCAACCTGACGAGATTCGAAGTGTCGCTCAAGGAGAAACGCCAATTCTTCCTCGAGGGCCAGGAGCTCTTCGGCCAGCGGATCCGGACGTTCTATTCGCGTCGCATCGCCGACGTCCTGGCCGGCGGCAAGGTTCTCGGCAAGCAGGGCCCGTGGACCATGGCGTTCCTCTCGGCCGAGTCCGATCCGATCGACACCTCGGGCCGGGCGAACTACACGGTCGGCCGGGTCCAGCGTGATGTATTCGGCCGATCGAAGGTGGCCCTGACCACCGCAAACCGGAACCTGGCCGGCGTCAACCAGGGCTCGATCGGCGTGGACACAAACCTCTTCTTCACCAAGACACTCAGCCTGACCGCGCAGGTGGTCAAGAGCTGGGGCCTGTTCAGCCACGGCACCGAGGGGTTCTACGTGCGCCCCACCTATGATTCGCCGACGGCCCACTTCCACGTTCGCTACACGCACCTCGGGGACAGGCTGGCGGAGAACGTGAACCCGATCGGGCAGGTCACCGACGATGACCGACGGGAGATCGACTCCGCGGTCGAGAAGACGTTGTGGATTCGCCGCGGCGCGGTGGAGCGGATCGCGTACGGGTCGAACTACAACATCTATTGGAGTCAGAAGGGCGTCTTGCGGAGCTGGGAGGTGGACGAATCGATCGAAGTGCAGCTCCGGAGCCGGTGGAGCGCCGAGGTCCAGTACACGGAAGAGTTCAAGCGGTTCGAGAAGGACTTCCGAAATCGCCAGATTGGCTTTCACGTCGGTTACAACACGCGGGAGTATCAATCGGTTCGGATGGGCTACGAGTTCGGTCGCAACTTCGACGCCGACTTTCAGTTGTGGACCGCGAGCGGCAAGTACAAGGTGACCGCCGCGCTGTCGGCCGAGTACGAGCTGCAGCGACTGCGGCTCGACCCTGACCCGCGCGACGAGAGCACGTGGATTCACGTGGTCAGGGCGAACCAGTTCTTCACCAAGGACCTCTTCCTGCGCCTCTTCTTCCAGACCAATTCCGCCATCGACCGCCGGAACGTGCAGGCCGTCTTCGTGTGGCGCTACCGTCCGCCGTTCGGCAGCGTCCAGGTCGCCTTCCAGCGCGGGACGGCGGCCTTCGGCCAGCGGTCGGGCCAGGGAAACACGTTGTTCGTCAAGATGACGACGATCTTCTGA
- a CDS encoding ATP-binding protein, whose translation MRNSGPSSPRTQNVAQWSSLLAGVAAVSALHYVTPPEHFVLHAVYQRLYYVPVIVAAYWFGVRGGLGAAVISSVAYAPHIHTAWSHNPPYTMSQYAELVVFLSLGLSVGLIASHERRLTNRYRETAESLERANRELRESGEQLRRAERLSALGEIAAGLAHEIRNPLAGVKGALEIVSARAIAGTPEAEFSGIATRELHRLEGLVQEFLDYARPKPPRLRPADLPDVVRRVVSLLGPQAEQAGVALAVEGDAASQGLRIDPEQIEQVLVNVILNAVQASPRGGRVRLRHEPRDGRYLIEVADQGPGIPPEAKARIFEPFFTTKERGTGLGLAISQRIVAAHRGEIRITPGQSGGTVVEILLPLSPTGAVQGQP comes from the coding sequence ATGAGGAATTCGGGCCCGTCCTCGCCACGCACGCAGAACGTCGCGCAATGGAGCTCGTTGCTGGCGGGCGTGGCCGCGGTGTCGGCGCTGCACTACGTCACGCCGCCGGAGCACTTCGTCCTGCACGCCGTCTATCAACGCTTGTATTACGTGCCGGTGATCGTGGCCGCATACTGGTTCGGCGTGCGAGGCGGCCTCGGAGCCGCCGTCATCAGCTCGGTCGCCTACGCGCCGCACATCCACACCGCGTGGTCGCACAATCCGCCGTACACGATGAGTCAGTACGCGGAACTCGTCGTGTTTCTGTCCCTGGGGCTGTCGGTGGGGCTGATTGCCTCCCATGAACGGCGCCTGACGAACCGGTACCGGGAGACTGCCGAGTCGCTGGAACGCGCGAATCGGGAACTGCGCGAATCGGGTGAGCAGTTGCGGCGCGCAGAACGACTGTCTGCCCTGGGCGAGATTGCGGCCGGCCTGGCTCACGAAATCCGCAACCCGCTTGCAGGCGTGAAGGGCGCGCTCGAAATCGTCAGCGCGCGCGCGATCGCGGGCACACCAGAAGCCGAGTTCTCCGGGATCGCGACACGGGAGTTGCATCGGCTCGAGGGGCTCGTCCAGGAGTTTCTCGATTATGCCAGGCCCAAGCCGCCCCGGCTGCGACCGGCGGACTTGCCCGACGTCGTTCGACGCGTGGTGAGCCTCCTTGGTCCGCAAGCCGAGCAGGCCGGCGTTGCGCTCGCCGTCGAGGGCGACGCCGCATCACAGGGTCTGCGGATCGATCCCGAGCAGATCGAACAGGTGCTCGTGAATGTCATACTGAACGCCGTGCAAGCCAGCCCGCGCGGCGGTCGCGTGAGGCTTCGACACGAACCACGGGACGGGCGTTACCTGATCGAGGTGGCCGACCAGGGTCCGGGCATTCCTCCCGAGGCGAAGGCGCGGATCTTCGAGCCGTTCTTCACCACGAAGGAACGCGGCACGGGCCTGGGTCTTGCTATCAGCCAGCGGATCGTCGCAGCGCATCGGGGCGAGATTCGAATCACGCCCGGCCAGAGCGGGGGCACGGTCGTTGAGATCCTGTTACCGCTTTCTCCGACGGGAGCCGTTCAGGGCCAGCCATGA
- a CDS encoding TolC family protein, producing the protein MKRQTLTLLGFLFGAAIVPADAQTDSGPGAHGVAPGPPTTASAGSVVTLQALVAELEQHNPELQAGRREVDVRLARVASAGAPPEPTITAGYMGGLASVPFFPSGSTPNAFRQFTVTQEIPYPGKLGLRSQVAATEVTAERWNFEATRRRLIADLKSAYFDYAFADRAIAVVQRNKVLLDQVRQIAESQFSVGKGSQQDILKAQVEVSLLLERLTVLEQQRKTSQARINGLLYRHPETPLGPVAEYAPVTLPEDLDQLRSLERQQSPALKSLEQGITRGQQALALANRELRPDFGVTVSTQKYTGDMPWMYGIDLMVKVPIYWQRKQRPLIAEAAASLDSARLMRNNTLATEQSQVTQEFLAATTSQRLADLYRDTILPQAKLTLESSLASYQVGRVDFLTLLSNYQTVLTYEVSVEEQAARLRQALARIEPFVNQELVR; encoded by the coding sequence GTGAAGAGACAGACGCTCACGCTTCTCGGCTTCCTCTTCGGCGCGGCCATCGTGCCGGCTGACGCACAGACCGACTCGGGCCCCGGCGCGCATGGCGTCGCACCCGGTCCTCCAACCACAGCGTCCGCCGGGTCGGTCGTGACCCTCCAGGCGCTCGTCGCCGAGCTCGAGCAGCACAATCCGGAGCTCCAGGCGGGACGACGGGAAGTCGACGTCCGCCTCGCGCGGGTTGCTTCGGCCGGGGCACCACCCGAGCCGACGATCACGGCCGGCTACATGGGCGGGCTCGCGAGTGTACCGTTCTTCCCGAGCGGATCGACCCCGAACGCGTTCCGGCAGTTCACGGTCACCCAGGAGATCCCGTATCCCGGGAAGCTCGGGCTGCGATCGCAGGTGGCGGCCACCGAGGTCACGGCTGAGCGCTGGAACTTCGAAGCCACTCGGCGGCGGTTGATTGCGGACCTGAAGTCCGCGTACTTCGACTACGCCTTCGCCGACCGGGCCATCGCGGTCGTCCAGCGCAACAAGGTCCTCCTGGATCAGGTCCGGCAGATCGCCGAGTCGCAGTTCAGCGTCGGAAAGGGCTCGCAGCAGGACATCCTGAAGGCGCAGGTCGAAGTCTCGCTGCTGCTCGAACGCCTGACCGTTCTCGAACAGCAACGCAAGACGTCGCAGGCCCGAATCAACGGCCTCCTCTACCGCCACCCCGAGACGCCGCTGGGGCCGGTGGCCGAGTACGCGCCGGTGACCCTCCCGGAGGATCTCGACCAGCTTCGATCGCTCGAGCGCCAGCAGAGCCCCGCTTTGAAGAGCCTGGAGCAGGGCATCACCCGAGGCCAGCAGGCGCTGGCGCTGGCCAACCGCGAACTGCGCCCGGATTTCGGCGTCACGGTTTCCACCCAGAAGTACACCGGCGACATGCCGTGGATGTACGGCATCGACCTCATGGTGAAGGTGCCGATCTACTGGCAGCGCAAGCAACGCCCGCTGATCGCCGAAGCCGCGGCATCGCTCGACAGCGCGCGACTCATGCGGAACAACACGCTCGCGACAGAACAGTCCCAGGTGACGCAGGAATTCCTGGCGGCGACCACCAGCCAGCGCCTCGCGGATCTCTACCGCGACACGATCCTCCCGCAGGCCAAGCTGACCCTCGAATCCTCCCTGGCCTCGTATCAGGTGGGTCGCGTGGACTTCCTGACGCTCCTCAGCAACTACCAGACCGTGCTGACCTACGAGGTGAGCGTCGAGGAACAGGCGGCGCGGCTGCGGCAGGCCCTGGCCCGGATAGAACCGTTCGTCAACCAGGAGCTGGTTCGATGA
- a CDS encoding cation-translocating P-type ATPase, whose translation MIGRFSQLGVYRELLRSQDFLRVAIAGGLALASYLLPNGGGPLTSHVGAALALASVALNGAPIIWAALKGLFEKRVNVDELVALAIAGSLLRGEFLTAAVVSFVMVFGSLIEQATATAARKAVETLVRLAPENATVLRDGRRVEARVEDLAVGDCVLVRSGERVPVDGRVVNGMTWLDESSMTGEPMPVEKRAGDDVFAGTLNHQGVIEIVATKVGENTTLGRVIELVLQAEAQRPAAVRMIDRYARWFTPTILAAAVVAWVVTGQADRAIAVLIVGCPCALILAAPTAVVATIGRAARAGVLVKGGVHLESVGRATAILFDKTGTLTAGTPCVDEVETADGIDPSYVLQRAASVEQHSTHPLARAVLKAAGDARLDLSEAEHMVTEVGLGVRAMVEGRQVEVGSAHLGGGGSAVPASLRRHLDRVKDRGATPLVVFEDKRAVGILSVTDQVRPGAKETVARLRALGIRQVGIVSGDHARAARRIADAVGADDCWSDLSPEGKPDVVKDLQRQGLTVVFVGDGINDAPALATADVGVAMAAAGTDVALETSDIALMHDDVTRIPFLVQLSRRMLRIIKWNIAFGLTFNAVAVLASGGGYLTPIMGAIVHNIGSVLVVLSSATMAFVKER comes from the coding sequence ATGATCGGGCGTTTCTCCCAGCTCGGCGTCTATCGCGAGCTTCTCCGCTCCCAAGACTTCCTTCGGGTCGCGATCGCCGGCGGACTGGCGCTGGCCAGCTATCTCCTGCCGAACGGCGGAGGGCCGCTCACCTCCCACGTTGGCGCCGCACTCGCTCTCGCGTCGGTGGCGCTCAACGGCGCGCCCATCATCTGGGCCGCGCTCAAAGGGCTTTTCGAGAAGCGAGTCAACGTCGACGAGTTGGTCGCGCTGGCCATTGCCGGCAGCCTCCTTCGAGGCGAATTCCTGACCGCCGCCGTCGTGAGCTTTGTCATGGTATTCGGGAGCCTGATCGAACAGGCCACGGCCACGGCGGCGCGCAAGGCGGTGGAGACGCTCGTCCGCCTGGCACCCGAGAACGCGACGGTTCTTCGGGACGGCCGTCGGGTCGAAGCCCGGGTCGAGGACCTGGCGGTCGGTGATTGTGTGCTCGTCCGATCGGGCGAGCGCGTGCCGGTTGACGGCCGGGTCGTCAACGGGATGACGTGGCTGGACGAATCCTCCATGACCGGCGAACCGATGCCGGTGGAGAAACGCGCAGGAGACGACGTCTTCGCCGGCACGCTGAACCATCAGGGCGTCATCGAAATCGTCGCCACGAAGGTCGGCGAGAACACCACGCTCGGCCGGGTAATCGAACTCGTGTTGCAGGCTGAAGCCCAGCGCCCGGCGGCCGTCAGGATGATCGATCGGTACGCACGATGGTTCACGCCGACGATTCTGGCGGCGGCGGTGGTCGCCTGGGTGGTCACCGGCCAGGCCGACCGGGCGATTGCCGTGTTGATTGTCGGGTGTCCGTGCGCCCTGATTCTGGCCGCCCCCACAGCGGTCGTCGCCACCATCGGCCGGGCCGCGCGCGCTGGCGTTCTCGTCAAAGGCGGAGTGCACCTGGAGTCGGTCGGGCGGGCAACTGCCATTCTGTTCGACAAGACGGGGACGCTCACGGCGGGCACGCCCTGCGTGGACGAAGTGGAAACGGCCGACGGCATCGATCCCAGCTACGTGCTGCAGCGGGCGGCCTCGGTCGAGCAACACAGCACGCACCCGCTCGCCCGCGCCGTGCTGAAGGCCGCCGGGGACGCTCGACTCGACCTCTCGGAGGCGGAGCACATGGTCACGGAGGTCGGCCTCGGCGTGCGGGCCATGGTGGAGGGCCGGCAGGTCGAAGTCGGGAGTGCCCATCTCGGCGGAGGCGGATCCGCCGTTCCAGCGTCACTGCGGAGGCACCTCGATCGGGTCAAGGATCGGGGCGCGACGCCACTCGTCGTCTTCGAGGACAAGCGCGCCGTCGGCATCCTCAGCGTGACCGACCAGGTCCGGCCCGGCGCGAAGGAAACCGTCGCGCGCCTTCGCGCGCTTGGGATCCGTCAGGTCGGGATTGTTTCCGGCGACCACGCGCGAGCGGCGCGTCGGATCGCCGACGCGGTCGGTGCGGATGACTGTTGGTCCGACCTGTCCCCGGAGGGCAAGCCCGATGTCGTCAAGGATCTTCAGCGGCAGGGTCTGACGGTCGTGTTCGTCGGCGACGGCATCAACGACGCGCCCGCGTTGGCCACGGCCGACGTCGGGGTCGCGATGGCGGCGGCAGGCACAGATGTGGCGCTCGAAACCTCCGACATCGCGCTGATGCACGACGATGTGACCAGAATCCCATTCCTGGTTCAATTGAGCCGGCGCATGCTCAGGATCATCAAGTGGAACATCGCGTTTGGCCTGACATTCAACGCCGTCGCCGTTCTGGCGAGCGGCGGTGGCTATCTGACACCCATCATGGGGGCCATCGTGCACAACATCGGTTCGGTGCTGGTGGTCCTTTCATCGGCGACGATGGCATTCGTGAAGGAGCGGTGA
- a CDS encoding sigma-54 dependent transcriptional regulator, producing the protein MSDPKTILLIDDDESLRRVVEYNLREDGYQVVTATDGRSGLQRFQETGVDLVLTDVRMPEMDGVELMAHLKAMQPDLPVIVLTAHGTIDSAVEAMKVGAFDYLTKPFSRDQLKASVRKALELGALASENRQLRQIVSERFSFASMIAGSRAMRDVTDTASRVAASDTTVLLEGESGTGKELLAKAIHVNSGRSRGPFVTVNCAAIPENLLESELFGHRRGAFTGAIADKQGKFEAANRGTIFLDEVGELPLLLQVKILRVLQEREVDKVGETRPIKVDVRVIAATNRSLEKMTADASFREDLYYRLAVVSIRVPPLRERSDDVPLLVDHFLAKHAERLGRPRPAVDKAVYSAFNLYAWPGNIRELENVIERALVLDRDGLLGLDDLPDRLKASGQRIGNLRIELPDEGISLEDVERELLLAALEKHNWNQTRAAAYLNITRSTLLYRMQKFGLERDKTAPPPVGSPD; encoded by the coding sequence ATGAGTGACCCGAAGACCATCCTTCTGATCGACGACGACGAGAGCCTGCGACGGGTGGTGGAGTACAACCTGCGCGAGGACGGGTACCAGGTGGTGACGGCCACCGACGGCCGAAGCGGGTTGCAGCGGTTCCAGGAGACGGGCGTCGATCTGGTCCTGACCGACGTCCGTATGCCGGAGATGGATGGCGTCGAGTTGATGGCGCACCTGAAGGCGATGCAGCCCGACCTCCCCGTCATCGTGCTCACAGCGCACGGGACGATCGACTCGGCGGTCGAGGCGATGAAGGTCGGGGCCTTCGACTACCTCACCAAGCCGTTCTCGCGCGATCAACTGAAAGCGTCTGTTCGGAAGGCCCTCGAGCTTGGCGCGCTCGCCAGCGAGAACCGTCAGCTGCGGCAGATTGTGAGCGAGCGCTTCTCGTTCGCCAGCATGATTGCCGGGTCGCGAGCCATGCGCGACGTGACGGACACGGCATCCCGGGTGGCCGCGAGCGACACGACCGTCTTGCTCGAGGGCGAGAGCGGGACAGGGAAGGAGCTGCTGGCCAAGGCGATTCACGTGAACAGCGGTCGCAGCCGCGGGCCGTTCGTGACCGTCAACTGCGCGGCCATCCCGGAGAACCTGCTCGAGTCGGAGTTGTTCGGGCATCGCCGGGGGGCGTTTACGGGCGCCATCGCGGACAAGCAGGGGAAGTTCGAAGCCGCGAACCGGGGAACCATCTTCCTCGATGAGGTCGGGGAGCTTCCGCTCCTGTTGCAGGTGAAGATCCTGCGCGTGCTCCAGGAGCGCGAGGTGGACAAGGTCGGCGAAACGCGCCCGATCAAGGTGGATGTCCGCGTGATTGCGGCGACCAACCGCAGTCTGGAGAAGATGACGGCCGACGCGAGCTTTCGCGAGGATCTCTACTACCGCTTGGCGGTCGTCTCCATTCGCGTCCCACCGTTGCGCGAGCGGTCGGACGACGTTCCTCTGCTCGTGGATCACTTCCTCGCCAAGCACGCCGAGCGGCTCGGTCGCCCGCGCCCCGCGGTGGACAAGGCAGTGTACTCGGCCTTCAACCTGTACGCCTGGCCGGGCAACATCCGTGAGCTCGAGAACGTCATCGAGCGGGCCCTGGTGCTCGATCGCGACGGCCTCCTGGGCCTCGACGATCTACCCGATCGCCTGAAGGCGAGCGGACAGCGGATCGGCAACCTGCGGATTGAACTGCCGGACGAGGGGATTTCGCTCGAGGATGTGGAGCGGGAACTGCTGTTGGCCGCCCTCGAGAAGCACAATTGGAACCAGACCCGCGCTGCCGCCTACCTCAATATCACGCGGAGCACGCTCCTGTACCGGATGCAGAAGTTCGGTTTGGAACGGGACAAGACCGCTCCGCCCCCCGTGGGCAGCCCGGATTGA
- a CDS encoding glycoside hydrolase family 27 protein codes for MTPPALRLLAISAILASTVAAGPVAIDLTAHWVSRVPNGDGTFRETVVVLKQQGATLTGRVINPTSEQPIVDGTVGDGSFAFATVTGRPPNERRIEYKGVVVSADAVRIRIVRTGRPDQELTAERGPDSAGELPPRIAPPALRPVGDNGLSRTPPMGWNSWNRLRGRVDDATVRATADAMVESGMKAAGYVYVNIDDTWEAGRDRSGRILTNRKFPDMKGLADYVHGKGLKLGIYSSPGPLTCAGYEGSYGHEADDAATYAAWGIDYLKYDWCSAARLYPDSDMQAVYQKMGDALRATGRSMVFSLCQYGRNDVWKWGPEVGGNLWRTTGDIGDNWNSMTRIGFGQDSLAPFAKPGHWNDPDMLEIGNGGMTDVEYRTHMSLWALLAAPLLAGNDLRTMAADTQRILTNREVIAVDQDPLGRQGHRVRADGDLEVWMRTLSGGAIAVGLFNRGASAAQISVRCEEFQACGGYTARDLWIASDLGRFGPSYAATVPSHGVVLLRLTPTP; via the coding sequence ATGACACCACCTGCCCTCCGACTCCTCGCGATCTCGGCCATCCTGGCGTCGACCGTCGCGGCCGGTCCGGTGGCGATCGATCTCACCGCTCACTGGGTGTCGCGCGTCCCCAACGGCGACGGGACGTTTCGCGAGACCGTCGTCGTGCTGAAACAGCAGGGCGCAACCCTTACCGGGAGGGTCATCAACCCGACCTCCGAGCAGCCCATCGTCGACGGCACGGTCGGCGACGGATCCTTCGCCTTCGCGACTGTCACCGGACGCCCGCCCAACGAACGTCGAATCGAGTACAAAGGCGTCGTGGTGTCGGCGGACGCCGTGCGGATCCGCATCGTGCGAACCGGCCGGCCCGATCAGGAACTGACTGCCGAGCGTGGGCCCGACAGTGCCGGCGAACTCCCGCCGCGCATCGCGCCGCCCGCGTTGCGCCCGGTTGGAGACAACGGCCTGTCGCGGACGCCGCCGATGGGATGGAACAGTTGGAATCGCCTTCGTGGAAGGGTGGACGACGCGACCGTGCGCGCGACCGCCGACGCGATGGTCGAGAGCGGCATGAAGGCTGCCGGCTACGTGTACGTCAACATCGACGACACCTGGGAGGCGGGACGCGACAGGTCCGGCAGGATCCTCACGAACAGGAAGTTCCCCGACATGAAAGGCCTGGCCGACTACGTGCACGGCAAGGGACTGAAACTCGGCATCTACTCGTCGCCCGGCCCGCTGACGTGTGCGGGTTACGAGGGAAGCTACGGCCATGAGGCCGACGATGCGGCGACCTATGCCGCGTGGGGTATCGACTACCTGAAGTACGACTGGTGCAGCGCCGCGAGGCTCTATCCGGACAGCGACATGCAGGCCGTCTATCAGAAGATGGGGGACGCGCTCCGGGCGACCGGGCGGTCGATGGTGTTCAGCCTCTGCCAATACGGGCGGAACGACGTCTGGAAGTGGGGCCCCGAGGTGGGCGGCAACCTGTGGCGCACGACCGGCGACATCGGCGACAACTGGAACTCGATGACGCGCATCGGGTTCGGCCAGGACTCGCTGGCGCCGTTCGCGAAGCCCGGCCACTGGAATGACCCCGACATGCTCGAGATCGGCAACGGAGGGATGACCGACGTCGAGTACCGCACCCACATGAGCCTGTGGGCGCTCCTCGCCGCACCGCTCCTGGCCGGCAACGACCTCCGAACCATGGCGGCGGACACGCAGCGGATCCTCACCAACCGGGAGGTGATCGCCGTCGATCAGGATCCACTGGGCCGACAAGGGCACCGCGTCAGGGCGGACGGCGACCTCGAGGTTTGGATGCGAACGTTGTCTGGGGGCGCCATCGCCGTCGGCCTGTTCAATCGCGGCGCCTCGGCGGCGCAGATATCCGTTCGCTGCGAGGAGTTTCAGGCTTGTGGAGGGTACACGGCGCGCGATCTCTGGATCGCCTCGGACCTGGGACGCTTCGGCCCGTCCTATGCGGCCACCGTGCCCAGCCACGGCGTCGTCCTGCTTCGCCTCACGCCGACGCCGTAG